AATAGACAACGTCAAAAGCTTCGTCTGGGAGCTGACGAAGGTATTCCAGGTGGTCTGCCGATTTTGCTTGAATTCTTCTCATAGCTTCATTTACTTCTGTAATATTCGTTTCCCAACTTGTTAGCCCTGTACTCACAAGAAAGGCGAGTATCGGGCTTTTTTCAAGACCGATAACCGCCCCTTCTCTACCAGCAGCCAGACTTGCGACAATTGCATCAGACCCCAGCCCCAACGTACAGTCCAGAAGACTGTCACCTCGTTTAAGCTCAGTCGCAATCAGGAATGGATCTTCTTCTCCCCTTAACCATCTTTTCGCTCTAAATAAAGAAGAGCCGGGATGAAAGAAGAATTTCTCCCCTTTAATCGGGTACAATTCAAATCGTTCATTCCCAATGACCAAAACATCATCATTTTCTTCTTGAATGATTTGTTGAACCGACTTCTTATTTCGTTTCAAAAATTTAGAATGAAAATAGCGGCTTGCGTTTTCTGCCGTCAAGACGGTATTTTCATTTGGTCGGTAGCTGGTGGTAATTATCATCTTTTAAGCCTCGAATAGGTAAGTTTACACGTTTAGCAATGTGCTTCAAACGCGGACTGAATATTTTCCATGATAGTTTCCATCTCATGGCCTTCAATTTCATGGCGCGGAATAAAATGGACCACTTGATTGTCTTTCAAAAGAGCCATTGAAGGAGATGAAGGCTCATAACCTGTAAAGTATTCCCTCATTTTTTCAGTTGCCTCTTTGTCCTGTCCTGCAAATACAGTAACAGCGTGGTCAGGTTTTTTACTGCTGTCAGCAAGAGCCCTTGTCGCCGCTGGTCTTGCTAAGCCAGCAGCACAGCCGCAAACAGAGTTTACTACGACGAGCGTGGTTCCTTTCACCGACTCCATAAATTCTTCCACGTCTTCTTTTGATGTTAATTCTTCAAACCCTGCTGAGGTTAACTCTTGCCTCATAGGTATAACGAGCTGGCGCATATATTCTTCATATGCCATAGACATAAAAAAAACCCCCTTGTATTCTTTTACTGGAGTAAAGAATACTATAGAGGGCAACTTTTTTCAAATATTCTATTTTACAGGAGTTTTTTCCGGTACTTCTTCAAATAAATCAGTTACAGCACCTTTTGACGAGCATGAGACCGTTCTTGCATATTTCGCCAAGACTCCGCGTTTTACAAGCTCAGGCGCTTTAAACGATTTTCTTCTTTCTGCTAATTCCTCATCAGACAACGCCACGTTCAATACTCTGTTATCACTATCAACGGTAATCATATCGCCTGTTTGAATTAACGCAATCGGTCCGCCTACCTGTGCTTCCGGCGCAATATGGCCAACGACCAAACCGTGCGTTCCTCCGGAAAATCTTCCATCTGTCAAGAGAGCAACATTTTTTCCAAGTCCTTTTCCGACGAGAATTGCAGAAATTGAAAGCATTTCCGGCATTCCAGGCCCGCCTTTTGGTCCTTCATAGCGAATAACAAGGACATCACCAGGTTTAATTTCATCGTTTAGAACAGCGTTTGTTGCCTCTTCCTCTGTATCATAAACCTTTGCTGGTCCTGTCAGCTTGGTCACCTTCAAACCAGATACTTTAGCAAGCGCGCCTTCAGGAGCAAGATTACCTCGCAGAACAACAAGAGGGCCGTCCTTACGCAAAGGTGCTTCCAATGGATAAATGACCTTCTGTCCTTCCTTCAGACCTTCACATTCAGCTAAATTCTCGGCAACTGTTTTTCCGGTTACTGTCAAGCAATCTCCGTGCAAATAACCCTTTTCTAAAAGCAGTTTCATAACAGCAGGAACTCCGCCTGCTTCATGCAAATCCTGCATGACATACTGTCCGCTCGGCTTCAGGTCAGCAATGTGTGGAACCTTCTTTTGCATCCGGATAAAGTCATCAAGAGTCAAGTCAACCTTTATAGCATGTGCAATTGCTAGTAAATGTAGCACGGCATTTGTTGAGCCGCCTAAAGCCATAACGACTGTGATCGCATTTTCAAAAGCTTCTTTTGTCATGATATCTTTCGGATAGATTCCTTTTTCAAGGAGCTTGTACACCGCTTCGCCTGCCGCTTTACAATCCGCGTTTTTATAAGCGGAAATTGCAGGATTAGATGAGCTTCCCGGAAGACTCATTCCCATTGCTTCGATCGCAGAAGCCATCGTATTGGCTGTATACATTCCACCGCAAGAGCCGGCTCCTGGACATGCATGGCATTCGATTTGTTTTAATTCATGGTCATCGATATCATGGTTATTATGCTTTCCTACTCCTTCGAATACTGAAACGATATCAATGTCTTTTTCTTTCAGCTTTCCTGGTGCGATCGTTCCACCATATACAAAAACAGCAGGAACCTCGCTTCGCGAAATCGCAATCATACAGCCTGGCATATTTTTGTCACAGCCTCCGATTGCCACGAATGCATCTAAGCTTTCGCCGCCTACAACCGTTTCAATGCTGTCGGCAATGACTTCACGGCTTGGCAGTGAATATCTCATGCCTTCGGTTCCCATTGAAATACCGTCTGCTACTGTGATTGTGTTAAATATTAGAGGTGCTCCCCCTGCATCCTTAGCGCCTGCTTTCGCGCTTCTGGCAAGCTCGTCGATATGCATATTGCACGGGGTTACTTCACTCCACGTGCTTGCGATGCCAATCATCGGTTTTTTGAAATCTTCGTCCTTAAAACCAACGGCTCTAAGCATTGCCCGGTTTGGAGCGCGCTTGACATCATCACTAATCACTTTACTGCGAATTCGCAAATCTTTTTCCATTATCTAAAACTCCTTACTATAGTTACTGCTACTAACTATATAATTTTTGATTTTGATTATCAATAATATTCAGTATATTTTTCAGAAAAAACATTTCGTTCAATCATAATAGAGAACGAAATGTTTGTTTCATGAATTGAATATTGGATATTTTTTCTTTGATATTAAGAAGTTTACTTCATAATGAATTCCATGGGTAAGGCAAATAATATCGATAGGTTTTCTCACAAGATTATTTTTTTGAAATTATAAAATCATCCTTCAAGCAAATGGACTTTTAACAAAAGATCGATTAAGGTTTTAGCCTTCGTACACTAATTGCCAATAACATCATCTGGGCAGGCAACTGCGAATGCTTCAACTATCCATTGTTCTCTTGTTTTCTGCTTTCAGTCATTTGCTTCCATACAGAGCCTTTCGCTTCTTCCCCATGTTCAATGCGTTCGATCGCCATTTTGATTTGGAGGCTCACTTCGAACTCCGGATCGTCTTCGGCAGCTTTTAGACCTTCAAGTGCTGTTTCGTCGCCAACTTCATACAAAAACATAGCAGCTCGCCAGCGAACAAGCTTGCTGGGATCTTTCAAAGCTTTGACCATTGAAGGAATCGCCAGTGGATTACCGATATCTGATAAGCAATCACCGGCAGTTCTTCTAACGGTTACCGTTTTATCTTCCATTGCTTTATAAAGCAGCGGTAAAATATCCTCTGTTTCAAGCATTCCGATATAGACCGTCGCAAGCCTTCTGATGCTAGTTTTCTCATCGTTTAACGCCATAGTAAGGACAGGCAAGTCCGAGCTTGTAGGATTCATCTGGTCGAGATGGGCATATCTTGCTTTCCAATCCTTCTCTTCCATCATACCGACAGTAACCTTGTACGATTTTCTTTTCGGCTGCTTGCTTTCCGGCGTCTCGGATGAAGCTGCTTCTGCAAGCTGCGTAAGCCTTTCATCACTGTATGCTGCCTGTAACTCTTCGACAACATCCGTCCCGATGTCTGAAAAATCTCCGTATCTGACTCCTTGTTCTTTCCAGCTGCGATCTAGCACAACATTCGGAGAAGTGTCTTTTAGTTTTAAAATGGCATTTTGGAATCGATCGGGAAGTCCAAACCTTTTTTCCTGCTCGCCATCTGACAATTTCACCTGTATTGGAATTCCGTTAAACATTTGAACAAAGACCTTTACTTCGCCATATGAATCATCGATTGTACCCGTAACTGCTTCCTCTTCTTCAGAATCCTGATTGAAGGCTGCTCTTACGTTAGGAAGAATCGTTTTCCAATCGTATTTTGCATTTCTTTCAACTGCCAGGAAGTCGGCAACATGATACACTCCTTTAACTCCTTCTACGTTTAATATATTTTGAATAATGAGAGGTGCGTGCTCCATTTGCTCTTTTTTATAATTATTACTGGTTCCGCCAGGCAGCTCTTCCGATAAATTAATTTTCATCGTATTAGGGCTCGGTGTTGGTTCAATAGAAGTAATCTTCATGTAGATATCCCCCTTTTTTCTTTTTCGTACATACATTCTTCATCAAACTCATTTAAGAACTGTATCATAAATGAGTGCCTTCTTTCAGCAATGGCGTACGCAGTTTTTGTATTCATAAGTTTTTTTAGCAATAATAGTTTATCATAAAAATGGCTGATGACTCCTTGCCCGTTTTCCAGAAGTTGTCCATCATCATACAATGCATGTCCTTTGCTGCCGTCAATTATGAAGGGGTCTGCTTGTTGTTTCTTTGCAATGGCTTACTCATTTTGCGAGCCCTTGATATATGGAATGGAACCAATCAATGCCGCTATTTTCTCCTTTTAGCTCATTTTTGATCCAATCTTCAACTGCTTTAATTTGTGTCGGCATAACGTTTTCTGTCATGCTACACTCTCAGACAATAACGCTTCTATTTCCTTTTCAAGCTCCTTAGGCTTCGTATTTGGTGAATATCGCTTCACTGTTTCTCCCTGTTTGTCCACCAGGAATTTTGTGAAATTCCACTTTATCGCTTTAGAACCGAGTACTCCTTTTGCATCATTTGCTAATTTTTTGTAAAGCGGATGAGCCTTCTCACCATTGACGTCTATTTTTTTAAACAGCGGAAAAGTAACTCCGTAGTTCAAGCTGCAAAATTCTTGAATTTCCTCTTCGCTCCCGGGTTCTTGGCTCATAAATTGATTACAGGGAAATCCGAGTATTTCCAGACCTTCTTCCCGGTAGTTTTCGTAGAGCTCCTGAAGCTCTTTATATTGGGGCGTGAACCCGCACTTGCTTGCCGTATTGACGATAAGAAGCACCTTTCCCCTATAATGCTCCATCTTTATTTCTTTTCCGTCAATCGTTTGAACAGATATGTGATAAATTGACATCACTGATCCTCCTTCGATTCATGGTATGACATCCATGTAATATTTTACTATTTTCTTTTTAAGGAACAAACAATTATCCGAGTAAAAACAAAAAAATAAATGTAATCGAAACGAAGTCTGTAATTCTTTCGTCTAAGTAGTGGAGTTTTGAAAGGATACACGTGTTTAAGCTGGGTGTTGTGCCTTATATGATTGAAATGTCAAAGGAAAATTCCTATAATGAAGAAAACCTGACACATCAAAGGAGGGTGCACCTTGCCTATCAATATACCGGCTCATTTGCCGGCAAAACAAATTCTTGAAAGTGAAAACATCTTTGTTATGGAAGATCAAAGAGCATTTCACCAGGACATACGTCCTTTAAATATTGTTATTCTTAATTTAATGCCGCAGAAAATCAAGACTGAAACACAGCTGCTGCGATTGCTTGGGAATTCACCATTACAAGTACACTTTACATTCTTAATTCCCAGCACTCACACTCCTAAAAATACGTCACAG
This window of the Bacillus gobiensis genome carries:
- a CDS encoding glutathione peroxidase, whose translation is MSIYHISVQTIDGKEIKMEHYRGKVLLIVNTASKCGFTPQYKELQELYENYREEGLEILGFPCNQFMSQEPGSEEEIQEFCSLNYGVTFPLFKKIDVNGEKAHPLYKKLANDAKGVLGSKAIKWNFTKFLVDKQGETVKRYSPNTKPKELEKEIEALLSESVA
- a CDS encoding conserved virulence factor C family protein is translated as MKITSIEPTPSPNTMKINLSEELPGGTSNNYKKEQMEHAPLIIQNILNVEGVKGVYHVADFLAVERNAKYDWKTILPNVRAAFNQDSEEEEAVTGTIDDSYGEVKVFVQMFNGIPIQVKLSDGEQEKRFGLPDRFQNAILKLKDTSPNVVLDRSWKEQGVRYGDFSDIGTDVVEELQAAYSDERLTQLAEAASSETPESKQPKRKSYKVTVGMMEEKDWKARYAHLDQMNPTSSDLPVLTMALNDEKTSIRRLATVYIGMLETEDILPLLYKAMEDKTVTVRRTAGDCLSDIGNPLAIPSMVKALKDPSKLVRWRAAMFLYEVGDETALEGLKAAEDDPEFEVSLQIKMAIERIEHGEEAKGSVWKQMTESRKQENNG
- a CDS encoding class I SAM-dependent methyltransferase is translated as MITTSYRPNENTVLTAENASRYFHSKFLKRNKKSVQQIIQEENDDVLVIGNERFELYPIKGEKFFFHPGSSLFRAKRWLRGEEDPFLIATELKRGDSLLDCTLGLGSDAIVASLAAGREGAVIGLEKSPILAFLVSTGLTSWETNITEVNEAMRRIQAKSADHLEYLRQLPDEAFDVVYFDPMFHQPIEQSEGIAPLRLFAEYQFQPESVSEAIRVAKRSVVLKDHWKSPRFNQFGFTVYKRKSSLFHYGVLLKK
- a CDS encoding BrxA/BrxB family bacilliredoxin, with protein sequence MSMAYEEYMRQLVIPMRQELTSAGFEELTSKEDVEEFMESVKGTTLVVVNSVCGCAAGLARPAATRALADSSKKPDHAVTVFAGQDKEATEKMREYFTGYEPSSPSMALLKDNQVVHFIPRHEIEGHEMETIMENIQSAFEAHC
- the ilvD gene encoding dihydroxy-acid dehydratase, encoding MEKDLRIRSKVISDDVKRAPNRAMLRAVGFKDEDFKKPMIGIASTWSEVTPCNMHIDELARSAKAGAKDAGGAPLIFNTITVADGISMGTEGMRYSLPSREVIADSIETVVGGESLDAFVAIGGCDKNMPGCMIAISRSEVPAVFVYGGTIAPGKLKEKDIDIVSVFEGVGKHNNHDIDDHELKQIECHACPGAGSCGGMYTANTMASAIEAMGMSLPGSSSNPAISAYKNADCKAAGEAVYKLLEKGIYPKDIMTKEAFENAITVVMALGGSTNAVLHLLAIAHAIKVDLTLDDFIRMQKKVPHIADLKPSGQYVMQDLHEAGGVPAVMKLLLEKGYLHGDCLTVTGKTVAENLAECEGLKEGQKVIYPLEAPLRKDGPLVVLRGNLAPEGALAKVSGLKVTKLTGPAKVYDTEEEATNAVLNDEIKPGDVLVIRYEGPKGGPGMPEMLSISAILVGKGLGKNVALLTDGRFSGGTHGLVVGHIAPEAQVGGPIALIQTGDMITVDSDNRVLNVALSDEELAERRKSFKAPELVKRGVLAKYARTVSCSSKGAVTDLFEEVPEKTPVK